A window of Citrus sinensis cultivar Valencia sweet orange chromosome 7, DVS_A1.0, whole genome shotgun sequence contains these coding sequences:
- the LOC102627588 gene encoding deoxypodophyllotoxin synthase has translation MGSEAAQKLPIVDLSQENLKPGSSSWQTACNEIRLALEEYGCFVALYDKLLPEFRNKVFDSLEELFDLPQETKMKNVNPKPAHGYMGKISAFPLHEGMGIEYATNRGECEKFTSLMWPQGNYQFCEVAHTYANIVAELQQLVMKMLFESYGVEKLYESQKESTTYLLRFLKYRKSQTDTTNLAFKGHTDKSLVSILHSNHVKGLELRTKDGEWIHFEPSPSSFVIIAGDVCMAWSNDRIKSCYHRVIVDGPEVRYALGLFSFLSGVIQTPEELVDDEHPLQYKPFDHAGLLQFYLSNSDQNKGERNMMKAYCGI, from the exons ATGGGTTCAGAAGCAGCTCAAAAACTTCCCATTGTAGATCTGTCTCAAGAAAACCTGAAGCCTGGTTCAAGTTCATGGCAAACAGCATGCAATGAAATCAGGCTTGCGCTTGAAGAATATGGTTGCTTTGTCGCATTATACGACAAACTCTTACCCGAATTTCGTAACAAAGTGTTTGATTCCCTGGAAGAGTTGTTTGATCTACCACaagaaactaaaatgaaaaatgttaaCCCTAAGCCTGCTCATGGCTACATGGGCAAAATATCAGCGTTTCCACTTCATGAGGGCATGGGCATTGAGTATGCAACGAACCGTGGAGAATGTGAAAAATTCACAAGCCTCATGTGGCCTCAAGGAAATTATCAGTTCTg TGAAGTTGCTCATACATATGCAAACATAGTGGCAGAATTGCAGCAATTAGtgatgaaaatgttgtttgaGAGCTATGGCGTAGAGAAACTGTATGAGTCTCAAAAGGAATCAACCACTTACCTTCTCCGTTTCTTGAAATACCGAAAATCGCAGACGGACACCACTAATCTTGCTTTCAAGGGTCACACGGACAAGAGCTTGGTGTCCATTCTTCATTCAAATCATGTTAAGGGTTTGGAGTTGAGAACTAAAGATGGTGAGTGGATTCATTTTGAGCCCTCGCCTTCTTCTTTTGTGATCATAGCCGGCGACGTTTGCATG GCTTGGAGCAATGACAGGATAAAATCTTGTTATCATAGAGTGATTGTGGATGGGCCAGAAGTGAGATATGCACTCGGCTTATTTTCATTCCTAAGTGGGGTGATACAGACGCCGGAGGAGCTAGTTGACGATGAACATCCATTACAATATAAGCCATTTGATCATGCTGGACTCCTCCAATTCTATCTATCAAATAGTGACCAAAACAAGGGAGAACGCAACATGATGAAAGCCTACTGCGGCATCTAA
- the LOC107177211 gene encoding probable 2-oxoglutarate-dependent dioxygenase AOP1, which yields MFCFYYNYLTLPLYIVTCYKYIYISNLMGSQTQPKILVVDLCNENLKPGTSTWISTCNEIRQAMEDTGCFEAIYNKIPLELHNEIFKAADELFDLPIETKMQNTSDKPYHEYFGQYTGIPLYESLAIDDPTNLTATQSFTDRMWPNGNPPFCESVHSFAKIIVEVDQLVMRMIMESYGIEKYYDSHIETSNYLLRFFKYRKPEINEHNVGLYPHTDKNMVSIIHQNHINGLQIKAKDGEWIDLEPSPSSFVIMAADGLLAWSNGRIRSCEHQVIINAHETRYSMGLFSFNRGIVHIPEEFVDELHPLRYRPFDIYEFLRFHDSDEGKKTDGSITSFCGI from the exons ATGTTCTGCTTTTATTATAACTACTTAACTCTTCCTTTATATATAGTAACATGCTACAAATACATCTATATCTCGAACTTGATGGGTTCACAAACACAACCAAAAATTCTAGTCGTAGACTTGTGCAATGAAAACTTGAAGCCAGGGACCAGTACGTGGATCTCGACATGCAATGAAATCCGGCAAGCCATGGAAGATACCGGCTGTTTTGAAGcaatttacaataaaattccATTAGAGCTTcacaatgaaatttttaaagcaGCAGATGAACTATTTGATCTCCCAATAGAAACCAAAATGCAAAACACCAGCGATAAGCCTTATCATGAATATTTTGGTCAATACACCGGTATCCCTCTCTACGAATCCCTGGCCATCGATGATCCAACTAATCTCACGGCAACTCAAAGCTTCACAGATCGTATGTGGCCTAATGGCAATCCTCCCTTCTG tGAAAGTGTTCATTCTTTTGCAAAGATAATAGTGGAAGTAGATCAATTAGTTATGAGAATGATCATGGAGAGCTATGGCATTGAGAAGTACTATGACTCTCACATTGAAACGAGTAACTACCTTCTCCGGTTCTTCAAGTATCGAAAACCGGAAATCAATGAGCATAATGTTGGTTTGTACCCTCACACGGACAAGAACATGGTGTCTataattcatcaaaatcatatcaatGGTTTGCAGATAAAAGCAAAAGATGGCGAGTGGATTGATTTGGAACCATCTCCTTCATCTTTCGTGATCATGGCAGCCGATGGGCTCTTG GCATGGAGTAACGGCAGGATAAGATCTTGTGAGCATCAAGTTATCATAAATGCACATGAAACAAGATATTCAATGGGACTGTTTTCCTTCAATCGGGGCATCGTACATATACCTGAAGAGTTCGTTGATGAATTACACCCTTTGCGTTATAGACCGTTCGATATTTACGAATTCCTTCGGTTCCATGATTCTGACGAGGGAAAGAAAACAGATGGTTCTATCACTTCTTTTTGTGGTATCTAA
- the LOC102608457 gene encoding probable 2-oxoglutarate-dependent dioxygenase AOP1, translating to MGSQTKSKIPVIDLSKQDLKSGTSTWLSTCKDVRHAFEEFGCFEAIYQKISQEFRSEVLASTEELFDVPIEIKVKNTSTKPYFEYYGQYTIIPLYESLAIDYPDTRNATQSFTNLMWPAGNDCFCESSLSMSELVVELDKMVTRMLFESYGVEGYYDSYIGSVNYLLRYFKYRAPEPNETKMGLTPHTDKTMTSIIHQINHINGLQVQAKDGEWIDVEPSPSSFIVMAGDALMAWGNDRIRPCRHQVIMDNASETRYSLGLFSFSSGVVDIPKELGDETQPLKYKPFDHFGFLHFNQSEEGKKSASSIKAYCGI from the exons ATGGGATCCCAAACAAAGTCCAAGATTCCTGTTATAGATTTGTCGAAACAAGACTTGAAGTCAGGAACAAGCACTTGGCTTTCAACATGCAAAGATGTTCGCCACGCATTTGAAGAATTCGGTTGCTTTGAagcaatttatcaaaaaatttctCAAGAATTTCGGAGCGAAGTCCTTGCCTCAACAGAAGAATTATTTGATGTCCCAATAGAGATCAAAGTCAAGAACACAAGCACTAAGCCTTACTTTGAATATTATGGACAATATACCATCATTCCGCTCTATGAATCCTTGGCCATTGATTATCCAGATACTCGCAACGCGACTCAAAGCTTCACCAACCTCATGTGGCCTGCAGGAAATGATTGCTTTTG TGAAAGCTCTCTTTCCATGTCGGAGCTAGTAGTGGAATTAGACAAAATGGTAACAAGAATGCTATTTGAAAGCTATGGCGTCGAGGGTTACTACGATTCATACATCGGATCAGTCAATTACCTTCTCCGATACTTCAAATACAGAGCACCAGAGCCGAACGAGACGAAGATGGGCTTGACTCCTCACACAGACAAGACCATGACATCAataattcatcaaataaatcacataaatGGTTTGCAGGTACAAGCAAAGGATGGGGAGTGGATTGATGTTGAACCCTCCCCTTCATCTTTTATTGTCATGGCAGGTGATGCACTCATG gCATGGGGTAATGATCGAATACGACCTTGTCGCCATCAAGTGATTATGGACAATGCAAGTGAAACAAGATACTCTCTAGGGTTATTTTCATTCAGCAGTGGAGTCGTGGATATACCAAAAGAGCTTGGAGATGAAACGCAGCCCTTAAAATACAAACCATTTGATCATTTTGGGTTCCTCCATTTTAATCAATCAGAAGAGGGTAAGAAATCGGCTTCTTCCATCAAAGCTTACTGTGGTATTTGA
- the LOC102608166 gene encoding probable 2-oxoglutarate-dependent dioxygenase AOP1 yields the protein MLKLPVVDFSNKDLKPGTNSWIKACNDVRQALEEFGCFIIECNHNLISSEFRSEVFGALKNLFDLPTETKMKNKYERPLTGYVGQIPKLPLHESMGIDNATSLEAAQSFTKIMWPQGNDSFCKIVHSYATLAAELDRTVSRMIFESYSLEKYHDSYIESITYLLRVLKNRAPIGGEPNLGFVTHTDKSFTTILHQNQINGLEIDTRDGQKINVELSPSSFVVVAGDALMAWSNDRIHSPSHRVIMNGAVDRYSLALFSFSSGIVKVPDELVDDEHPLKYKPFEHFGLLRYFRTDEGYKSKCPIKAYCGI from the exons ATGCTCAAGCTTCCTGTTGTTGATTTCTCCAACAAAGACTTGAAGCCAGGAACCAACTCTTGGATCAAAGCTTGTAATGATGTAAGGCAAGCCCTTGAAGAGTTTGGTTGCTTCATAATTGAGTGCAATCATAATTTAATCTCATCGGAATTTCGCAGTGAAGTTTTCGGTGCCTTGAAAAATCTGTTCGATCTCCCCACTGaaaccaaaatgaaaaacaaatacgaaAGGCCCTTAACTGGGTATGTGGGACAAATTCCCAAGCTTCCTTTGCATGAAAGCATGGGAATTGATAATGCAACATCCCTAGAAGCAGCACaaagcttcaccaaaattaTGTGGCCACAAGGAAATGATAGTTTCTG TAAAATTGTGCATTCGTATGCAACGCTAGCAGCAGAATTGGATCGAACGGTGAGCAGAATGATTTTCGAAAGCTATTCGTTGGAGAAGTACCATGATTCTTACATTGAATCGATTACCTATCTTCTTCGAGTGTTGAAAAATAGGGCGCCAATTGGAGGTGAGCCTAATCTTGGTTTCGTTACTCATACCGACAAGAGCTTCACCACTattcttcatcaaaatcaaattaatggCCTGGAGATTGATACAAGAGATGGCCAAAAGATCAATGTTGAGCTGTCACCTTCTTCTTTTGTTGTCGTTGCTGGCGATGCATTAATG GCATGGAGCAATGACAGGATACATTCTCCAAGCCACCGAGTGATCATGAATGGGGCTGTGGATAGATACTCCCTGGCATTATTTTCATTCAGCAGTGGGATCGTGAAAGTTCCCGACGAGCTTGTTGATGACGAACATCCATTAAAGTACAAACCCTTTGAGCATTTTGGACTGTTACGTTACTTTCGTACGGATGAGGGCTACAAATCCAAGTGTCCAATTAAAGCCtattgtggcatttga